A genome region from Maridesulfovibrio salexigens DSM 2638 includes the following:
- the sppA gene encoding signal peptide peptidase SppA gives MKKILLTIFILTSIALCGCQPKMNIFPDGTDPLLEKKLQGEGDYKVLVVSIDGTISDEGKRGLLGSSPSLVQEVSSRLKLAAEDDKIKALVLKINSPGGSVTASDILYNEIVRFKEKTGAKVIVNMMDVAASGGYYVSLPADHIMAHPTTLTGSIGVIFIRPKVEGLMDKIGVSVEVSKSGRNKDMGFPFKPDTPEQKKIIDDIIKDYADRFQGLVKKHRSISDDQLNTIFTAQVFSAQGAKKAGLVDSLGYLPDAVKTACKLAGISEDSQVVTYKRKSYPNDTLYNSASSQAFSPALINIDAGNLMPPKAGFHYLWLPAAE, from the coding sequence ATGAAAAAAATATTACTGACCATATTCATTCTCACTTCAATTGCACTTTGCGGCTGCCAGCCCAAGATGAATATTTTCCCGGACGGTACTGATCCCCTGCTTGAAAAGAAGCTGCAAGGCGAAGGGGACTACAAGGTTCTTGTAGTCTCGATAGATGGAACAATTTCCGATGAAGGCAAGCGAGGACTGCTGGGTAGTTCCCCAAGCCTTGTGCAGGAGGTTTCCTCACGGCTCAAACTTGCTGCCGAGGATGACAAAATCAAAGCCCTTGTACTCAAGATAAATTCTCCCGGTGGCTCAGTTACCGCCAGCGACATCCTTTATAATGAGATAGTGCGCTTCAAGGAAAAAACCGGAGCTAAAGTCATAGTTAATATGATGGATGTGGCTGCTTCCGGCGGGTACTATGTCAGCCTGCCCGCTGATCATATCATGGCCCACCCCACCACTTTGACCGGCTCAATCGGGGTAATCTTCATCCGTCCAAAAGTTGAAGGACTCATGGACAAAATCGGCGTATCCGTGGAAGTTTCCAAATCGGGGCGCAACAAAGACATGGGCTTCCCTTTCAAGCCGGACACTCCTGAACAGAAAAAAATCATCGACGACATTATCAAAGATTACGCTGACCGCTTTCAGGGACTTGTCAAAAAGCACCGTTCCATCTCTGATGATCAACTGAATACCATCTTCACCGCACAGGTTTTCAGTGCGCAGGGAGCAAAGAAAGCAGGACTGGTGGACAGCCTTGGATATCTTCCTGACGCGGTAAAAACAGCCTGCAAGCTGGCGGGTATTTCTGAAGATTCACAAGTGGTCACCTACAAACGCAAGAGTTACCCCAACGACACTCTCTATAACTCTGCTTCATCACAAGCATTCTCCCCGGCGCTGATTAATATTGATGCCGGTAACCTCATGCCGCCCAAAGCCGGATTTCATTACCTCTGGCTCCCGGCAGCGGAATGA
- a CDS encoding LysE family translocator, translating into MFEYDLAHWTTFLLAALLLNIAPGPDMAYILSHTVTGGRKAGFAAMFGIWSGAFLYVILTALGLAAVIAASATAFSIVKWVGVAYLFWLAIGAFRSKGSPLDISKNSNQLNPTAIFKQGMFIHLLNPKVATFFIAFLPQFVVEGAGPVWAQLMLHGTLIIVTAAFVEPPLIYAGDRITGRLRESQKLQRWLDRALGSVFVAFGVKLAMYER; encoded by the coding sequence ATGTTTGAATACGATCTTGCCCACTGGACAACCTTTCTACTGGCCGCCCTGCTGCTCAATATCGCCCCCGGACCGGATATGGCCTACATACTCAGCCATACTGTGACCGGAGGAAGAAAAGCCGGATTCGCCGCTATGTTTGGAATATGGTCCGGAGCCTTTCTCTATGTAATCCTGACCGCGCTCGGACTCGCCGCCGTTATTGCCGCATCCGCCACAGCTTTCTCCATCGTAAAATGGGTCGGTGTAGCCTACCTTTTCTGGCTGGCTATCGGAGCTTTCAGATCTAAAGGCAGCCCGCTGGATATAAGCAAAAACTCTAACCAACTTAATCCTACTGCAATCTTCAAGCAGGGTATGTTCATCCACCTGCTCAACCCCAAAGTTGCCACTTTCTTCATAGCATTCCTGCCGCAATTTGTAGTTGAAGGTGCCGGACCTGTCTGGGCCCAGCTGATGCTTCACGGCACATTGATCATCGTCACCGCAGCATTTGTCGAGCCTCCGCTGATCTATGCCGGAGACCGCATCACCGGAAGATTGCGCGAAAGCCAGAAACTGCAAAGATGGCTGGACAGAGCACTGGGATCAGTCTTTGTCGCCTTTGGAGTTAAACTGGCGATGTATGAAAGATAA